A DNA window from Vigna angularis cultivar LongXiaoDou No.4 chromosome 1, ASM1680809v1, whole genome shotgun sequence contains the following coding sequences:
- the LOC128195962 gene encoding endochitinase-like, translating to MGNMKLCSLILYLLPSMLMLGATAQRCGSQGGGALCANGLCCSQYGWCGNSNEHCGTGCQSQCQPSGSGDVSSIISSSQFEEMLKHRNNQACPGRGFYTYEAFLSAARSFRGFGTTGDTNTRKREIAAFFGQTSHETTGGWQTAPDGPYAWGYCFINERNQNVYCSGGGWPCAPGKRYYGRGPIQLTHNYNYGLAGSELGLDLTNDPDLVGRDRHVAFRTAIWFWMRAQGNKPSCHNVITGGWTPSSADTNAGRVPGYGVITNIINGGLECGRGPDARVQSRIGFYQRYCQLLGVSPGNNLDCNNQAPF from the exons ATGGGTAACATGAAACTGTGTTCTCTGATACTATACTTGTTGCCATCGATGTTGATGCTTGGGGCCACAGCGCAACGATGTGGTTCGCAAGGTGGTGGAGCACTGTGCGCAAATGGGTTATGTTGCAGCCAATATGGGTGGTGCGGGAACTCCAATGAACATTGTGGAACAGGTTGCCAGAGCCAATGTCAACCTAGTGGCAGCGGCGATGTCAGCAGCATCATTAGCAGTTCTCAGTTCGAAGAAATGCTAAAACACCGGAATAATCAAGCATGTCCGGGGCGTGGATTTTACACCTACGAAGCTTTTCTCAGTGCTGCTAGATCTTTCAGGGGGTTTGGCACAACAGGTGATACCAACACCCGCAAAAGAGAGATTGCAGCTTTCTTCGGTCAAACTTCTCATGAAACCACAG GAGGGTGGCAAACTGCACCGGATGGTCCATACGCGTGGGGATATTGTTTTATCAACGAACGGAACCAGAATGTTTATTGCAGTGGTGGAGGATGGCCATGTGCTCCTGGTAAAAGATATTACGGACGAGGACCAATTCAACTCACACA CAACTACAATTATGGGCTAGCTGGTAGCGAACTTGGATTAGATTTGACGAATGATCCGGATCTAGTTGGAAGAGACAGACACGTAGCGTTCAGAACAGCCATATGGTTTTGGATGAGGGCACAAGGAAACAAGCCGTCCTGCCATAATGTCATTACCGGAGGATGGACGCCATCTAGTGCTGACACGAACGCTGGCCGGGTTCCCGGGTACGGTGTTATCACCAACATAATCAACGGCGGACTCGAATGTGGGCGCGGCCCGGATGCTCGGGTCCAAAGTCGAATCGGATTCTACCAGAGGTACTGTCAATTGCTCGGTGTGAGCCCAGGGAACAATTTGGACTGCAACAATCAAGCTCCGTTTTGA
- the LOC128197766 gene encoding uncharacterized protein LOC128197766: MAFSNSTTDYLSNPTNPLFLHPGENPALLLVTPPLSDNNYQQWRHDMLVALETKNKEKFVLGTIPCPPADDILHEAWKRCNKMVISWLTRSMTLPIKQSVMWMESAYEIWIDLLQRFSHGDKFRIADLQEAIHSCKQGDSTVSQYYTRLQIIWKELSLYQTILVCTCPSPCNCGLLIKIQQDRNDDSVIKFLRGLNDEFSSVRSQIMLMEPMPNLTKTFSLILQQEREFHNSSSQTPQDSMANFNSYDPQHKPYKIDRSGTFSGRGRGRTTKFGGRSKYCDHCKRTNHTSDNCWIKYGLPQGYKPVIKPHLAISNSSANMTNGDSHTSTDTSNDDSSADQTQPQYTFSQDQYNAILGLLKQSQSPTTREASVNQCTPQSSDGYLPDDWSS, translated from the exons ATGGCTTTCTCCAATTCTACCACCGATTATCTTTCCAATCCTACTAATCCTCTGTTTCTGCATCCCGGTGAGAATCCCGCTCTACTTCTTGTCACTCCTCCTCTTTCTGACAATAACTATCAACAATGGCGCCATGATATGCTCGTTGCTCTGGAAaccaagaataaagaaaaattcgTTCTTGGCACTATTCCTTGCCCTCCTGCTGATGATATTCTTCACGAAGCCTGGAAACGTTGTAACAAGATGGTGATTTCATGGCTGACACGATCCATGACGCTTCCTATTAAACAATCTGTTATGTGGATGGAATCTGCCTATGAGATTTGGATTGATCTTCTTCAACGTTTTTCTCATGGTGATAAGTTCCGTATTGCTGATCTTCAAGAAGCCATTCATTCTTGCAAACAAGGTGATTCCACTGTATCTCAGTATTATACTCGCCTTCAAATAATTTGGAAAGAGCTTTCTCTATATCAGACCATTCTTGTCTGTACCTGTCCTTCTCCTTGCAATTGTGGATTATTAATCAAGATTCAACAAGACCGCAATGATGATTCTGTAATCAAGTTTCTCCGTGGGTTAAACGATGAATTCTCTTCTGTACGTTCCCAAATCATGCTAATGGAACCCATGCCGAATCTTAccaaaactttttctttgatCCTTCAACAAGAACGTGAATTTCATAATTCGTCCTCACAAACTCCGCAAGATTCTATGGCCAATTTCAATTCTTACGATCCTCAACACAAGCCTTATAAGATCGATCGTTCTGGTACTTTTTCTGGTCGTGGACGAGGACGCACTACTAAATTTGGTGGTCGTTCTAAATATTGTGATCATTGTAAAAGAACTAATCATACTTCTGATAATTGCTGGATCAAATATGGCCTTCCTCAAGGTTATAAACCTGTCATCAAACCTCATTTAGCTATCTCCAATTCTTCTGCCAACATGACTAATGGTGATTCACACACCTCCACTGATACTTCTAATGATGATTCTTCTGCTGATCAAACTCAACCTCAATACACTTTTTCTCAAGATCAGTATAACGCCATTCTTGGTTTATTGAAGCAATCTCAATCTCCTACTACTAGGGAGGCCAGTGTTAATCAATGTACTCCACAGTCATCAG ATGGATACTTACCAGACGATTGGAGTAGCTAA
- the LOC128197775 gene encoding uncharacterized protein LOC128197775 — protein MYDNLGKPKNLTGWVRIRIEEEEKEEKKKNESENEKDKKEKIEEEEVEAGEQMAKVTKSKSEDKEKEWVRIRIEEEEEKKKNESENEKDKKEKKEGGEVETGQQMAKVTKSKSEDKEKELEASTMEEEETKKNRI, from the exons ATGTATGACAATCTTGGGAAACCAAAGAACTTAACCGG ATGGGTGAGAATAAGAatagaggaggaggagaaggaggagaagaagaagaatgagagTGAGAATGAGAAGGACAAAAAGGAGAAGATAGAGGAAGAGGAGGTAGAGGCCGGAGAACAAATGGCGAAGGTAACAAAGTCAAAGTCAGAGGACAAGGAAAAAGA ATGGGTGAGAATAAGAatagaggaggaggaggagaagaagaagaatgaaagtGAGAATGAGAAGgacaaaaaggagaagaaagaggGAGGGGAGGTAGAGACAGGACAACAAATGGCGAAGGTAACAAAGTCAAAGTCAGAGGACAAGGAAAAAGAGTTAGAGGCGTCGAcaatggaggaagaagaaacaaagaagaaTCGAATTTAG